A genomic region of Lachnoclostridium edouardi contains the following coding sequences:
- a CDS encoding NCS1 family transporter, protein MGIVENKEVNSSIAQNVRPELLPTKERIMDKVSYTAAFLGGCVSIGTFSMGASLIGVLNMTQAILAMVIGCLVIAVALVLIGNCGHKYGIPYTIQLRSSFGVTGVKIPGMLRAIPAIVWFGFQSWVGAGAINSCLKTLFGIDSLPVVFGLFIILQVALSIKGFHGIKWLENISCIFILATLAYMFYVVKTKFGVEIGEKISGIEGTWGLPFWAGTTAFLGIYSTMIINGSDYARELKHDIKPAMTGTIYAVAILPATLFMGLIGLMVSGATGNNDPVQVFSTTLDSQLLTVVTLLFIAFAQVTTNVLNNIVPPVYVLMDTFKLSYKKSAVLVGILSVCCCPWVLVSEDSAAGLALFTQIYSAFLGPIFAVMVTDYYFLRRRKLDLNMLYNTEGDFKGINWAAVLAIAIGAIVSLFFVTISWYVSLIPTAAAYYVLMKALKSAEPFRRGTIFE, encoded by the coding sequence TGCTCAGAATGTAAGACCTGAGCTTCTGCCTACAAAAGAAAGAATCATGGATAAGGTTTCTTATACAGCAGCTTTTCTTGGCGGTTGTGTATCTATCGGAACTTTTTCTATGGGAGCCAGCTTGATTGGTGTTCTGAATATGACCCAGGCTATTCTGGCTATGGTAATCGGCTGTTTGGTTATTGCTGTTGCTCTTGTGTTAATTGGTAACTGTGGTCATAAATATGGTATTCCATATACCATTCAGCTGCGCAGCAGCTTTGGTGTAACCGGCGTTAAGATTCCAGGTATGCTTCGTGCCATTCCTGCTATTGTGTGGTTCGGATTCCAGAGCTGGGTAGGCGCAGGCGCTATTAACAGCTGTTTAAAAACACTGTTTGGCATTGACTCGCTTCCTGTTGTGTTTGGTTTATTTATTATTTTACAGGTTGCTCTTTCTATTAAAGGCTTCCACGGAATTAAGTGGCTGGAAAACATTAGCTGTATTTTCATCCTGGCAACACTGGCATATATGTTCTATGTTGTTAAGACAAAATTCGGCGTAGAAATCGGCGAGAAGATTTCTGGTATTGAAGGAACATGGGGGCTTCCTTTCTGGGCAGGTACAACAGCATTCTTAGGTATCTACTCTACAATGATTATTAACGGCTCCGACTATGCAAGAGAGCTGAAACATGATATTAAACCAGCTATGACTGGTACAATCTATGCAGTGGCAATTCTTCCTGCAACACTTTTCATGGGCCTTATTGGACTTATGGTTTCAGGCGCTACAGGAAACAACGATCCAGTGCAGGTATTCTCCACTACACTGGACAGCCAGCTGCTTACAGTTGTAACTCTGTTATTTATCGCATTTGCTCAGGTTACAACAAACGTGTTAAACAACATTGTACCTCCTGTATACGTTTTAATGGATACATTTAAACTTTCCTACAAGAAATCTGCAGTTTTAGTAGGCATTCTGTCCGTATGCTGCTGTCCTTGGGTATTAGTTTCCGAGGATTCTGCTGCAGGCCTTGCACTGTTTACACAGATTTACTCTGCATTCTTAGGCCCGATCTTCGCAGTTATGGTAACAGATTACTACTTCCTGAGAAGAAGAAAATTGGATCTGAATATGCTGTATAACACAGAAGGAGATTTCAAGGGAATCAACTGGGCGGCAGTTTTGGCTATTGCTATCGGCGCTATTGTATCTCTGTTCTTTGTAACAATCTCCTGGTATGTATCTTTAATTCCGACAGCAGCAGCTTACTATGTGCTGATGAAAGCTTTAAAGAGTGCAGAGCCTTTCAGAAGAGGAACTATCTTCGAGTAA
- the allB gene encoding allantoinase AllB: MYDLVIKNGKLVTPDRIYEADVAITDGKYAAFLAPGTEVEAKEVIDAKGNYVFPGIIDCHAHLNEPGFEYREDFETGSRAAVVAGCTTLIDMPLNNDPSLMNKEIFDMKMGLISKHSLVDFALWGGIVGDYDDQPGSVKNNMNDLVDLHNAGVAAFKGFTCPNGDLFPTVNMGHVRKALEILKPYNALCGFHCEEFGQVLERERDAKAKEGRTNEEKIRDFLDSHDVWTEYVATKNVIDMARATGGRVHICHVSHPMVAQVVKDAIHEGLPITAETCPHYLGYTEDFVFEKGAPAKCTPPMRTKEDMEKLWDYVLDGTLSCVGSDHSPAADEEKDNATKDIWHAWGGLNAIQFFLPMMFDMVVHKKGLSPTLIAKVMDYNPAKVFGLYGRKGAFELGFDGDIVILDPEKAWKCEQEKLFTKGHVSCFDGQEGKGSPVCTIIRGKVVAADGMYKDEAVGYGQYITPVK, encoded by the coding sequence ATGTATGATTTAGTGATTAAGAATGGCAAACTTGTCACTCCTGACCGGATTTACGAAGCTGACGTGGCTATTACAGACGGCAAATACGCAGCGTTTCTGGCTCCAGGCACAGAGGTGGAGGCAAAAGAGGTAATCGATGCTAAGGGAAATTATGTATTTCCAGGCATTATTGACTGCCACGCCCATTTAAATGAGCCGGGATTTGAGTATCGTGAAGATTTTGAGACAGGTTCCCGGGCTGCTGTTGTGGCAGGCTGCACTACACTGATTGATATGCCTTTAAATAATGATCCTTCTTTGATGAACAAAGAAATTTTTGATATGAAAATGGGCCTGATCAGCAAACATTCTCTGGTAGACTTTGCACTTTGGGGAGGCATTGTAGGAGATTATGACGATCAGCCAGGTTCTGTAAAGAACAATATGAACGACCTTGTAGATCTGCACAATGCAGGAGTAGCGGCATTTAAGGGATTTACATGTCCAAACGGCGACCTGTTCCCAACAGTAAATATGGGACATGTGCGCAAGGCTTTAGAAATTCTCAAGCCATATAACGCGCTGTGCGGCTTCCACTGTGAAGAGTTTGGTCAGGTTTTGGAAAGAGAAAGAGATGCCAAAGCAAAAGAGGGAAGAACAAATGAGGAAAAGATTCGTGATTTCCTGGATTCCCATGATGTATGGACAGAGTATGTGGCAACTAAAAACGTAATCGACATGGCAAGAGCCACTGGGGGACGCGTTCACATTTGTCATGTAAGTCACCCAATGGTAGCTCAGGTTGTAAAAGACGCCATCCACGAAGGACTGCCTATTACAGCTGAAACATGTCCTCATTATCTTGGATATACAGAAGATTTTGTATTTGAAAAAGGCGCTCCGGCAAAATGTACGCCTCCAATGAGAACAAAAGAGGATATGGAAAAATTGTGGGATTATGTTCTGGACGGAACCTTATCCTGCGTAGGAAGCGACCATTCACCGGCAGCAGACGAGGAGAAGGACAATGCTACAAAGGACATCTGGCACGCATGGGGAGGCCTTAACGCTATCCAGTTCTTCCTGCCAATGATGTTTGATATGGTTGTACATAAAAAGGGATTAAGCCCAACATTAATTGCAAAGGTTATGGACTATAATCCTGCAAAAGTATTTGGCTTATATGGACGTAAAGGCGCATTTGAGCTTGGCTTTGATGGAGATATTGTAATTCTGGACCCTGAGAAAGCATGGAAATGTGAGCAGGAAAAATTATTTACAAAGGGACATGTATCCTGCTTTGACGGACAGGAAGGAAAGGGTTCACCTGTCTGCACCATTATCAGAGGCAAGGTAGTTGCCGCCGACGGAATGTATAAAGACGAGGCAGTAGGCTACGGCCAGTATATTACACCTGTAAAATAA
- a CDS encoding FAD-dependent oxidoreductase, with protein MTAVREQAREIPVLAEADVLVVGGGPSGLAAAITSARAGAKTILMEKYGCFGGNITIAGVEGFAWYRHEGTVEAGGLTLEFENTAKAMGASSKEIQSESQALDAEMFKYVADRMVLEAGVEPLLHCYAVAAVVEDNKIIGVITESKSGRQAILAKRVIDCTGDADIAAMAGAPYTKQETEKLMHVTPVFNCRGVDTKKFKDYIYNELKPTYRDWSGECWNQITSGKEEHMFSPFVEKPFIEAVKEGLIQPDENVALGGTWSTIDDETGDVTQMNMVFMRNYDCTDVKDLTRAEIQGRDHVLKALEILKLKIPGFEHAKLRNFGMSIGTRESRKIQGHYYLTEEDVLNEARFQDSIGIFPEFVDGLNYLFIPTTGRYFQIPYGCILPYNVENLLVAGRTISGDKAAHCAFRNMACCVVTGQGAGAAAAVSLKEEQPVSKVDIGKVQDELKRQGVFLG; from the coding sequence ATGACGGCAGTAAGGGAGCAGGCAAGGGAGATTCCTGTTTTAGCAGAGGCAGATGTGTTGGTAGTGGGAGGAGGGCCTTCTGGTTTAGCGGCAGCCATTACTTCTGCCAGAGCAGGTGCAAAAACGATTCTGATGGAAAAGTACGGGTGTTTTGGGGGAAATATAACCATTGCAGGAGTAGAGGGTTTTGCATGGTACCGCCATGAGGGAACTGTGGAGGCGGGAGGATTAACTTTGGAATTTGAAAACACCGCTAAGGCCATGGGAGCCAGCTCAAAAGAAATTCAGTCTGAAAGTCAGGCTTTAGATGCAGAAATGTTTAAATATGTAGCTGACAGAATGGTACTGGAAGCAGGGGTGGAGCCTCTTCTCCACTGCTATGCAGTAGCTGCAGTTGTTGAGGATAATAAAATTATAGGCGTAATAACAGAAAGTAAGTCAGGCCGCCAGGCAATTCTGGCTAAAAGAGTAATAGACTGTACAGGTGACGCGGATATTGCAGCAATGGCAGGAGCGCCTTATACAAAGCAGGAAACAGAAAAGCTTATGCATGTAACTCCGGTGTTTAACTGCAGGGGCGTGGATACAAAGAAGTTTAAAGATTATATATATAATGAGCTGAAACCTACATACAGAGACTGGTCTGGAGAATGCTGGAACCAGATTACATCGGGAAAAGAAGAGCATATGTTCAGCCCATTTGTGGAAAAGCCTTTTATAGAGGCTGTGAAGGAGGGATTAATACAGCCAGATGAAAATGTGGCTTTAGGAGGCACATGGAGTACCATTGATGATGAAACCGGCGATGTTACCCAGATGAACATGGTATTTATGAGAAATTATGATTGTACTGATGTAAAGGATTTAACCAGAGCGGAAATTCAGGGAAGGGACCACGTTTTAAAGGCTTTAGAAATTTTGAAATTGAAAATACCTGGATTTGAACATGCTAAACTGAGAAATTTCGGAATGTCTATTGGCACAAGAGAATCCAGAAAGATTCAGGGACATTATTATTTAACAGAAGAGGATGTGTTAAATGAAGCCAGATTCCAGGATTCTATTGGCATATTCCCAGAATTTGTAGACGGGTTAAATTACTTATTTATTCCTACTACAGGAAGGTATTTCCAGATTCCCTACGGCTGTATTCTGCCTTACAATGTAGAAAATCTGTTGGTGGCCGGAAGAACAATTTCAGGGGATAAGGCAGCGCACTGCGCCTTTAGAAATATGGCCTGCTGCGTTGTCACAGGGCAGGGAGCCGGAGCAGCTGCAGCTGTATCTTTAAAAGAGGAGCAGCCGGTATCAAAGGTGGACATTGGGAAGGTTCAGGACGAATTAAAGCGCCAGGGTGTATTTTTAGGATAG
- a CDS encoding NCS1 family transporter encodes MSEVKNNEVKKEASSLAPIQPKDRIMGWGSNTMLWLGGCISIGTLTMGSAQLEKGLNLLQLFLAVTIGSVILVIGIAANDQFSYKTGAPYAVQLKSAFGTKGSIVPVMIRGLPGIVWYGFQTWLGGAAINNISKALFGYDNIVLFFILFQVLQILLSIKGFQGAKWVGNIGGVVIVLAMIYLLYICVSQYGDVIGDKLMNKEGTWGMPFIAAVIAFFGNSTTVMLNAGDYSREMKSGYSSGARGVSYFLAMVPATVMLGIIGAMASTATGIANPINAFAEMVDNKLVLIVTLGFILFAQLSTNLASNVIPPAYAFMDAFKMKHKVAVILVGILAVATCPWVLTNDSSAAGLDVFVKVYTAFFGPIFAVLITDYFILHKRNYTKEALDDLYDDKGNHAGVNWAAIIAIAVGAVIGFINIDISFFTATIPTGLIFYFCMKSMPSCERFRKGTILEK; translated from the coding sequence ATGAGCGAAGTTAAAAATAACGAAGTTAAGAAAGAAGCCAGCTCCTTAGCTCCGATTCAGCCAAAAGACCGTATTATGGGCTGGGGCTCCAATACAATGTTATGGCTTGGCGGATGTATTTCTATTGGAACGCTGACAATGGGCTCTGCACAGCTGGAAAAAGGTCTGAACCTGCTTCAGTTATTCCTGGCTGTAACAATCGGATCTGTTATCCTTGTTATTGGTATTGCGGCAAACGACCAGTTCAGCTACAAAACAGGAGCTCCATATGCTGTTCAGTTAAAGAGCGCCTTTGGTACAAAGGGAAGTATTGTCCCTGTTATGATTCGTGGATTGCCCGGTATTGTTTGGTACGGCTTCCAGACATGGTTAGGCGGAGCTGCAATTAACAATATTTCTAAAGCATTATTTGGATATGACAACATAGTATTATTCTTTATCCTGTTCCAGGTACTTCAGATTCTTCTGTCCATTAAAGGCTTCCAGGGAGCAAAATGGGTAGGAAATATCGGCGGCGTTGTTATTGTTTTAGCTATGATTTATTTGCTGTATATCTGCGTAAGCCAGTACGGCGACGTAATCGGCGATAAGCTGATGAACAAAGAAGGCACATGGGGAATGCCGTTTATTGCTGCAGTGATTGCGTTCTTTGGAAACAGTACTACGGTTATGCTGAATGCAGGAGACTACTCCAGAGAAATGAAGTCCGGTTACTCATCAGGAGCCCGCGGCGTTTCTTATTTCCTGGCTATGGTACCTGCTACTGTAATGCTTGGTATTATTGGAGCTATGGCTTCTACAGCTACTGGCATTGCAAACCCAATTAACGCTTTTGCCGAAATGGTAGACAACAAGCTGGTTCTTATTGTAACTTTAGGATTTATCCTTTTTGCACAGTTATCTACAAACCTGGCAAGTAATGTAATTCCTCCTGCATATGCATTTATGGATGCATTTAAGATGAAACATAAGGTAGCTGTTATTTTAGTTGGTATTCTGGCTGTTGCTACATGCCCGTGGGTTCTGACAAACGATAGCTCTGCAGCAGGTCTGGACGTATTCGTAAAGGTTTACACAGCATTCTTTGGACCTATTTTTGCAGTACTGATTACAGATTACTTTATTCTTCACAAGAGAAATTATACAAAAGAAGCTTTAGACGATTTATATGATGACAAGGGAAATCATGCAGGCGTAAACTGGGCGGCTATTATTGCTATTGCAGTAGGCGCGGTAATCGGATTTATTAATATTGATATTTCCTTCTTTACAGCAACAATTCCTACAGGACTTATTTTCTACTTCTGTATGAAGAGTATGCCGTCATGTGAGCGTTTCAGAAAAGGCACAATTCTGGAAAAGTAA